CGTCCAGTGGCATCACCGGCACTGAGTCCCTCCAGCTTGAGTCGCATCTCCTCCTTGCGTGTCTGGACATTCAACAGCTCGTCGCTTAGGTCGTTGCAGAGGTGGAGAAGAGAGTTGTTCTGCTCCCGCAGCCGTTGCAACACCTCCGTGGTGCTGGCCTGACCCTGCTTAAAGGACACGTGGCGTAGCGAGTCGCTAATGGCGGTCACCCGCTTCTCAAAGCTCTCGGCATTGGGCAGCTGGCCGGATTGGGCAGCCAATCCCAGAGCTGGGGCCGGCGGTGGAGGCTGTTGCGGCGGCGATTGCGATCCGCGCGGCGTCTGCGGCTTGCGGTAAACCTCGAAAGCGGAAACGCGCTGCTGAGCCTGCTGAAGAGTAATCCTCGTGGGCGGCACCACTGCTGCCTGCGGCGGAGGTGCTGTCGGCGGCAAAGAGTGTAGCTGCTGTTCGTCCACCTACAAGTTGAGCACAGATTAGTCAAACTGAAATACGTCTGAGTGGTTTACATTATTAAGCTACTGAATTTGGACACATGACACTAATGGATCTACGGCCAATTTGGGTGGAATGCTTTACGAGTTGCATACATTTAGGATTGGACTTACAACGTTCGCGGCGCCTTCGTCGGCAAAGTGCGTGAAATCGGCAAACCCCGTTGAGGTTTGCATATCGAAGCTGGCCTGCGCAGTGATCTTAACAAAGAGTGGGGTtgcatatttatatacatGTCAAAGGTTAAAggtagataaataaaatacaacaaacAAAGGTAACGAGGAAGTAGGCAACTTCGACTGGCCGAAGTTTTTTTGATACCCTTGCAAAGTCCATTTAATGCTTGCacccaatttttattttcatggCTAGTGCTAACCATTTAATCTAGGAATAGGTTATAGATAATGCACGGACCTTTGAGTATTaacattataaattatatttcaaaatatttaagtttttaatgatAGCCATAGaaaattttcaactttttgcaagACTACACCACAAATAGTTTCTTAAAGGACAGAAGTCTTTTTTGGACTTGGATAAACAAGAGGAAACATTTCTCCCCTGTGAGGCTGTAATCACCAGGGAAAATAGCACGACACAGATTAAAACACACAAGTTAAGTAAATTGCTGGTCAATAGGCCATAACTCACCTCCGCCTGCTGGGCACCGCCCGTTGAGCCCATTTTAAACTTGTTTAAGTCCAGGCTGCTGCTTCGCGCATGACGATGTGGCCttggcggcggcagcggcggtgGCTCTTTCTTAGACGCCAACGATGATGCCACGTAACTGGGCTGCGGATCCGAAGGCTCACTTGGCCCAGTTGATCCGATGCTCGGCTCACGTtgcggtggcggtggcaatGCACTGTTCTTAGCCGGCAGCTTTTTGGCCTGAGGCCGTTGGATGGCACGTAGATCGCTGCTCTCGCGATGGGAGCTATTAGCTCCCGACACTCCGGTTGAAACAGCAGATCCAGATGACTGATTGTTGACTGTGGTCGAAGAGATGGCCTTGGGACTGTCCTCGCGCAGAACCACAACGCTGTCGTTGTCGTTGGATGACTCGGCCGAAGAAGCGATGGCGGTGCCTGGAAATGGGAAGTGGAATTAACCATATTGTTTCGACATATTACTGTGTTTACTCCTATTATTCTACCCACCTATGGGTGTCACTCTTAGCGGCACTGGGTGCAGGATCTGTGGATTGGAGACCACGTCCTGGGCAGAGCGCTTCATGTCGAACAGGGCTGGCTTCAGCCCGGGACTAGAGACGGCAGGAGCGGCTGCTCCGGCGGCAACAACAGTGGTTGACTGCAACGGAGCAGCACTTGTTGTTGGAGATTCGCTGAACTTTGTCCACTGGGTGGAGGCGTTGCTCGCGTCTACAGCATTTGCCGTAGACGAAGCAGCTCCCACCACTGCCTTCTCCGTACTCGGTGAGTTCGAGATGCTGCGGTTCTTGGCCAACGAATTCTGCGGTGTGGCCTCACGCCTGGAACTGTTGCTGGCTTGCGAGGACGTGGAGATGCTGCTCAGATTCATGATGTTCTTGTCGCTGGGCACGTTGGGACGCGGCTTGCTGCCGCCGCTGAGATTTCCGGCTATGATTGTATTGTCCGTGTGGTCGTCCTCATCGTCATCATTCAGATGCAGGAGATCAGCCTCAGGCGGCTCCTGAGGCAGCGCAGCTGACGATGAGGAGCTCACTCCCTGGCCACTGCTAGCCACAGCCGCTTTGAGCACGTTGGGATGCAGACAGTGGGGCAGGCTGGTGGGCAACGGAATGTTGTTGCGTCTCAGAACCACCAGGTGCATGGCGGCCGTGAACTCGGACAAGCTCAGCGCTCCATCGCGTGTAACGTCGCACAATTGCCAGATGTGACGCAACTCCTCCACAGGAATGCGGCTCTTTTCGAAAAAGACtctgaaacaaataaatgacgCGTGGTTATAGCTATCTGCTCATGTTTATAGAAGAAAATCAATAGAAAACTTGAATTTCAAT
This genomic stretch from Drosophila gunungcola strain Sukarami unplaced genomic scaffold, Dgunungcola_SK_2 000001F, whole genome shotgun sequence harbors:
- the LOC128262800 gene encoding ralBP1-associated Eps domain-containing protein 2 isoform X1, coding for MDVSLTEAETRFYSELFQCCDVEKTGKVPMLKATELFRSADIANEIVIEITGLAGIPSTALHISRTQFYSCLKLIAAHQAAMPLRQELILATFPIPLPHFSWKEAATAAVAVENGLAALPPPPPTDRRNSLRRNSQQEQLQDTSDVPSTDSEVEQNESVDEATGHGRGTDGSGLVSSSSRENVGRRRGGGAAGGSPEAWSTNSDSPTPTNSVALWQGLLGDEHRQLLGTEEESSDRHSSDDEDNESELVTIYEITPEQREYYNKQFRTVQRDPHGLLSGQAARVFFEKSRIPVEELRHIWQLCDVTRDGALSLSEFTAAMHLVVLRRNNIPLPTSLPHCLHPNVLKAAVASSGQGVSSSSSAALPQEPPEADLLHLNDDDEDDHTDNTIIAGNLSGGSKPRPNVPSDKNIMNLSSISTSSQASNSSRREATPQNSLAKNRSISNSPSTEKAVVGAASSTANAVDASNASTQWTKFSESPTTSAAPLQSTTVVAAGAAAPAVSSPGLKPALFDMKRSAQDVVSNPQILHPVPLRVTPIGTAIASSAESSNDNDSVVVLREDSPKAISSTTVNNQSSGSAVSTGVSGANSSHRESSDLRAIQRPQAKKLPAKNSALPPPPQREPSIGSTGPSEPSDPQPSYVASSLASKKEPPPLPPPRPHRHARSSSLDLNKFKMGSTGGAQQAEITAQASFDMQTSTGFADFTHFADEGAANVVDEQQLHSLPPTAPPPQAAVVPPTRITLQQAQQRVSAFEVYRKPQTPRGSQSPPQQPPPPAPALGLAAQSGQLPNAESFEKRVTAISDSLRHVSFKQGQASTTEVLQRLREQNNSLLHLCNDLSDELLNVQTRKEEMRLKLEGLSAGDATGRTSSSISAPVTANVTGGSSGSAGAAYTNV
- the LOC128262800 gene encoding ralBP1-associated Eps domain-containing protein 1 isoform X2, encoding MDVSLTEAETRFYSELFQCCDVEKTGKVPMLKATELFRSADIANEIVIEITGLAGIPSTALHISRTQFYSCLKLIAAHQAAMPLRQELILATFPIPLPHFSWKEAATAAVAVENGLAALPPPPPTDRRNSLRRNSQQEQLQDTSDVPSTDSEVEQNESVDEATGHGRGTDGSGLVSSSSRENVGRRRGGGAAGGSPEAWSTNSDSPTPTNSVALWQGLLGDEHRQLLGTEEESSDRHSSDDEDNESELVTIYEITPEQREYYNKQFRTVQRDPHGLLSGQAARVFFEKSRIPVEELRHIWQLCDVTRDGALSLSEFTAAMHLVVLRRNNIPLPTSLPHCLHPNVLKAAVASSGQGVSSSSSAALPQEPPEADLLHLNDDDEDDHTDNTIIAGNLSGGSKPRPNVPSDKNIMNLSSISTSSQASNSSRREATPQNSLAKNRSISNSPSTEKAVVGAASSTANAVDASNASTQWTKFSESPTTSAAPLQSTTVVAAGAAAPAVSSPGLKPALFDMKRSAQDVVSNPQILHPVPLRVTPIGTAIASSAESSNDNDSVVVLREDSPKAISSTTVNNQSSGSAVSTGVSGANSSHRESSDLRAIQRPQAKKLPAKNSALPPPPQREPSIGSTGPSEPSDPQPSYVASSLASKKEPPPLPPPRPHRHARSSSLDLNKFKMGSTGGAQQAEVDEQQLHSLPPTAPPPQAAVVPPTRITLQQAQQRVSAFEVYRKPQTPRGSQSPPQQPPPPAPALGLAAQSGQLPNAESFEKRVTAISDSLRHVSFKQGQASTTEVLQRLREQNNSLLHLCNDLSDELLNVQTRKEEMRLKLEGLSAGDATGRTSSSISAPVTANVTGGSSGSAGAAYTNV